In Primulina huaijiensis isolate GDHJ02 chromosome 4, ASM1229523v2, whole genome shotgun sequence, a genomic segment contains:
- the LOC140974877 gene encoding uncharacterized protein, with product MIMELEELDELRIQAYNALLVQKQKIARIYNKRVNKKSFHEGEVVWKAILPLGTKDRELGKCSPNWEGPLKVRKELDGNAYSLSSLDGHPHKRCINGKYLKPYFPNIREEIEKASK from the coding sequence ATGATCATGGAGTTAGAAGAACTAGATGAGCTGAGAATCCAAGCATACAATGCTTTACTGGTACAGAAACAAAAAATTGCAAGAATCTACAACAAAAGAGTTAACAAGAAAAGTTTCCATGAAGGGGAAGTAGTGTGGAAGGCTATATTGCCTTTAGGAACAAAGGATAGAGAGCTAGGCAAATGCTCTCCCAATTGGGAGGGACCACTCAAAGTACGTAAGGAGTTAGACGGAAATGCATATTCACTATCAAGTTTAGATGGCCACCCACACAAAAGATGCATAAATGGCAAGTATCTCAAGCCGTATTTTCCAAATATAAGGGAAGAAATAGAAAAAGCAAGCAAGTGA